The Humulus lupulus chromosome 3, drHumLupu1.1, whole genome shotgun sequence genome window below encodes:
- the LOC133823627 gene encoding uncharacterized protein LOC133823627 translates to MSDQIERMCRLLEASQQQSDEAIKTLTEAQARLEAEIVELRRSTDTTRNTQAHDNLDSNRSDVLIDRVNSPHQNMNPGNGRSQGILPSSGAEERQAPTSDTHGRNEAEPTRPAQPAAEVQPQRTTPQIAHDSPFEGRVPSIRFLDSWKEDMMREMMQKFSDGRSFYATEHLDLVSRTTEKSHFSEWIQNEPKPRDFVIPSLPAFNGKGDPLNHLFQFQQKMALEANNKAIQCKVFSTTFSGPALLWFRQLKPGSLNNFTNLRRTFLQQYSANREAPRTMADLYQIEQGENEHPKAYLQRFIDLVHQIHDVDPLTAANLFVKSLQVGSLLHENLTMTPPYDMADPSRGHLQGI, encoded by the coding sequence ATGAGCGACCAGATCGAAAGGATGTGTCGTCTATTGGAGGCGAGCCAGCAGCAATCCGACGAAGCAATCAAGACATTGACCGAAGCCCAAGCTAGGCTCGAAGCCGAGATTGTTGAGCTGCGCAGGTCCACTGACACGACTCGTAACACCCAAGCCCACGACAATCTTGATTCTAACAGATCTGACGTTCTAATCGACCGCGTTAATTCCCCACATCAAAACATGAACCCAGGTAACGGAAGATCCCAAGGCATCCTGCCATCCTCCGGGGCCGAAGAGCGACAAGCCCCGACCTCTGACACGCATGGGCGGAACGAAGCAGAACCCACCAGACCTGCTCAGCCAGCAGCCGAAGTCCAGCCTCAACGCACCACACCTCAAATCGCACACGATTCTCCTTTCGAAGGTCGTGTTCCCTCGATCCGGTTCTTGGACAGCTGGAAAGAAGACATGATGCGGGAAATGATGCAAAAGTTCTCAGATGGGCGATCCTTCTACGCCACCGAACACTTGGATCTAGTATCAAGAACCACTGAGAAATCACATTTCTCGGAATGGATTCAGAATGAGCCAAAGCCTCGAGACTTCGTCATCCCTTCCCTGCCTGCGTTCAATGGAAAGGGAGACCCACTAAACCACTTATTTCAATTTCAACAGAAGATGGCATTAGAAGCTAATAACAAAGCCATACAATGCAAAGTCTTTTCAACGACATTCTCCGGGCCAGCTCTGTTATGGTTCCGACAATTAAAGCCCGGGTCGCTCAACAATTTTACTAATCTCCGACGGACCTTTTTACAGCAGTACAGCGCAAACCGAGAGGCGCCTAGAACAATGGCCGATCTCTATCAGATTGAGCAGGGGGAGAATGAACATCCAAAAGCATACTTACAGCGTTTCATTGACCTCGTGCATCAAATCCATGACGTCGACCCACTCACCGCAGCAAATCTCTTCGTCAAAAGCCTGCAGGTGGGATCTCTCTTACATGAGAATCTCACCATGACACCTCCATACGACATGGCAGACCCGAGCCGAGGGCATCTTCAGGGTATTTGA
- the LOC133822057 gene encoding tRNA-splicing endonuclease subunit Sen2-1-like isoform X2 → MGPRWKGKGSEAKALADPMSKIVLQLQSSLIKSEAQGLLCGCNVFLGAEAQEADLLNCSCFGVPITTAEKEKQWFQLGMEEAFYLHYSLKCLMIVDENKRLMNGEELWLYMKSKKETFPDFYKAYSHLRMKNWVVMSGVRYGVDFVAYRHHPALIHSEFAVLVLSPKEEKGCGDGNSRLRTWSDIHCTTRLCSGVVKTLLVLNVSRNGADAISSSCVEKFTVYEYTITRWLPERCREVHMVVKNETSSCTVAEDETNIQVPSKVLETPHVEEA, encoded by the exons ATGGGTCCAAGATGGAAAGGAAAGGGGTCAGAAGCCAAAGCTCTTGCCGACCCCATGTCGAAAATAGTGTTACAACTTCAATCTTCTCTAATCAAATCAGAGGCTCAAGGATTACTTTGTGGCTGCAATGTTTTTCTCGGTGCAGAAGCACAAGAAGCCGATCTCCTTAATTGCTCTTGCTTTGGTGTACCCATTACTACAGCTGAAAAAGAAAAGCAATGGTTTCAGCTGGGCATGGAAGAGGCCTTTTACCTTCACTATTCTCTCAAGTGCCTCATGATAGTTGATGAAAACAAACGCTTGATGAATGGTGAAGAGCTATGGCTTTACATGAAATCCAAGAAAGAGACTTTCCCTGATTTTTACAAAGCTTATTCTCATCTTCGAATGAAGAATTGGGTTGTGATGTCTGGGGTTAGGTACGGTGTGGACTTTGTCGCCTATCGTCACCATCCAGCTCTGATTCATTCTGAGTTTGCTGTGCTTGTTTTATcaccaaaagaagaaaaaggttGCGGGGATGGAAACTCAAGGTTGAGGACGTGGTCTGATATTCATTGCACCACTCGGCTTTGTAGTGGTGTTGTCAAGACATTGTTAGTCCTTAATGTCAGTAGAAATGGTGCTGATGCTATCTCTTCGTCATGCGTGGAAAAATTCACTGTTTATGAGTACACAATCACAAGATGGCTTCCAGAAAGATGCCGTGAAGTTCACATGGTAGTTAAAAATGAAACTAGCAGCTGTACAGTAGCTGAAGATGAAACCAA TATTCAGGTCCCTTCTAAAGTTTTAGAGACACCACATGTTGAGGAAGCATGA
- the LOC133822057 gene encoding tRNA-splicing endonuclease subunit Sen2-1-like isoform X1: MVEHLHSILSLSPSLSLSSISPVTLFDFCRSLSQSQALIGMGLMGPRWKGKGSEAKALADPMSKIVLQLQSSLIKSEAQGLLCGCNVFLGAEAQEADLLNCSCFGVPITTAEKEKQWFQLGMEEAFYLHYSLKCLMIVDENKRLMNGEELWLYMKSKKETFPDFYKAYSHLRMKNWVVMSGVRYGVDFVAYRHHPALIHSEFAVLVLSPKEEKGCGDGNSRLRTWSDIHCTTRLCSGVVKTLLVLNVSRNGADAISSSCVEKFTVYEYTITRWLPERCREVHMVVKNETSSCTVAEDETNIQVPSKVLETPHVEEA, from the exons ATGGTAGAACACTTACATTCCATTTtgtctctctctccatctctgtCTCTCTCTTCCATTTCTCCAGTCACTCTCTTCGATTTCTGTCGATCACTCTCTCAATCTCAAGCTCTCATCGGCATGG GTTTAATGGGTCCAAGATGGAAAGGAAAGGGGTCAGAAGCCAAAGCTCTTGCCGACCCCATGTCGAAAATAGTGTTACAACTTCAATCTTCTCTAATCAAATCAGAGGCTCAAGGATTACTTTGTGGCTGCAATGTTTTTCTCGGTGCAGAAGCACAAGAAGCCGATCTCCTTAATTGCTCTTGCTTTGGTGTACCCATTACTACAGCTGAAAAAGAAAAGCAATGGTTTCAGCTGGGCATGGAAGAGGCCTTTTACCTTCACTATTCTCTCAAGTGCCTCATGATAGTTGATGAAAACAAACGCTTGATGAATGGTGAAGAGCTATGGCTTTACATGAAATCCAAGAAAGAGACTTTCCCTGATTTTTACAAAGCTTATTCTCATCTTCGAATGAAGAATTGGGTTGTGATGTCTGGGGTTAGGTACGGTGTGGACTTTGTCGCCTATCGTCACCATCCAGCTCTGATTCATTCTGAGTTTGCTGTGCTTGTTTTATcaccaaaagaagaaaaaggttGCGGGGATGGAAACTCAAGGTTGAGGACGTGGTCTGATATTCATTGCACCACTCGGCTTTGTAGTGGTGTTGTCAAGACATTGTTAGTCCTTAATGTCAGTAGAAATGGTGCTGATGCTATCTCTTCGTCATGCGTGGAAAAATTCACTGTTTATGAGTACACAATCACAAGATGGCTTCCAGAAAGATGCCGTGAAGTTCACATGGTAGTTAAAAATGAAACTAGCAGCTGTACAGTAGCTGAAGATGAAACCAA TATTCAGGTCCCTTCTAAAGTTTTAGAGACACCACATGTTGAGGAAGCATGA
- the LOC133822059 gene encoding MLP-like protein 423, whose product MATGMLHAEIDVKSHADKFWASLKDFIHIYPKAFPHNYESVEVLEGDGIQPGSVRLVKYGEGSLIVKVSKEKVEVVDDPKKIFGFSVIDGDLLKYYKSFKSSVQVVPKDEGSLLKWSCEYEKTADDIPDPTVVKDFAVKSFKELDDYIANQA is encoded by the exons ATGGCTACTGGAATGCTTCATGCAGAAATAGATGTCAAATCTCATGCAGATAAGTTTTGGGCATCCCTTAAGGATTTCATCCATATTTACCCAAAGGCCTTCCCTCATAATTACGAAAGCGTTGAAGTTTTGGAAGGTGATGGCATTCAGCCTGGTTCTGTGAGACTCGTTAAATATGGCGAAG GTTCTTTGATAGTAAAAGTTTCGAAGGAAAAGGTCGAGGTTGTTGATGATCCCAAGAAGATATTTGGTTTTAGTGTGATAGATGGAGATCTGCTAAAGTACTACAAAAGTTTCAAGTCCAGCGTTCAAGTGGTTCCCAAGGATGAAGGAAGTTTACTGAAATGGAGCTGTGAGTATGAGAAGACTGCTGATGATATTCCTGACCCAACAGTCGTCAAGGATTTTGCTGTTAAGAGCTTCAAAGAGCTGGATGACTACATTGCCAACCAGGCATAG